CCTACGGAGCCTGCATATCCGCCAGAAGACAGCTTGCACTTTTGGTCTTGCGGGCGCAGTCTTGACGCTGCGCAAAGATTTTAGACATGACGCCGGCTATTATGTGTCAGGCGAGACAAAAACGGGTTTTGAAATGGGGCAGAAGCAGGTTGGGCAGGCTCAGGGCGGTCTCCTGAACCGGCTGGCATATAGCCGCGTGATGAAGCATTGGCATGACTGTGCGGCAGCAGCACCGGATATGACCGGCGAGGATCTGGCGCTGCTGCGCAAGAAGGCCGGGTCTATGGCCGCGACCGCTTCGGGGCTTCTGGGCCGGATCGACCGCCAGACAGAGCAGCGTTTTAATGCCGCCGATGCCATCGACCGGCCCTTGGGGTGTGACTGGGCGTGGCGACCGCAGGCCTTTTCAATGCCGGTGGCGCCGCAGGCCTATGTGGGCGCGGCATCCGGGTGCTGTCTGGGCGAGGATCTGACGCTGTTTCACGACTGCCCGCTGCAGCAGCTTTCCCTGCGGCAGATCCGCAATAGCGGCAGACCCTCCCCCTTCGGGGCCGAACTGGAGGTTTTCGGCTTTCAGGGCAGTTTCCTGTCGCTGGTGGTCGATCTTCCGCCCGAGGCTGTGCAGGGCTTCCGTTTGCACCATCTCGTGCAACTGGGCCTTGATGTCCGCATGGAAGAGGCGCGTCCCGTCTATTGCCGTTTCAACATCCAGCATGGTCCCAATAGTGACCAGCTTGTCAGCCAGATGCCGGTTGGCGGCGGTGTGGTGCAGTTCGATCTGGCCTATACCAAATTGAACGAGAAGCGCCTTGAAAAGGCGTGGATCGACCTGATTTTCGAGGCACCGGCAATGAACAAAATCACCTTGCAGGATCTGACCTTGCTGCGCCATCCCCGCGCCGATCTCTAAAGGAGTCTGTTGATGATTGTTGAGTATTCCCGTTTGCAGGCCGGAGAATGGGTGGTGGTGCTGCAATCCGCCATGCGCCCCGCATTGACCGCGTCCTACCGTGCGACGGTGTTGGCCGAGGGGGACTGGACCGATCTCGGGGACGGGCGCTGGCGCTTGCGTCAGGGGCTTCCGGTCGATCTGCTGGAAGATGGCACGCAAAGCCTGCTGCTGTCGGATGCCGAAAGCGGTGTTGTGGCCAGCCTGTCCATTGCGGCGGGCGAGATGCTCGTGCCGGATCTGGCCGCGCAGGTGGACAGGTTGCAGGCCGAACTGGATCTGCTCAAGCGCGCTTTCCGCGACCATTGCCGCCAAAGCCACGAGGGCTGATCCCGTCCTGATGGGCGCTGCTGGTGGGCGGCAGGGAGGCTAGCCCAGAGTGCCGGTGCAGGCATCCGCGTAAAAGAGCTGTTTGCACAGGGTGACTGTGCCATCGGCATGGGTGTCTTGCAGGCTCATCCCCAAATCTTCCATCTGGCGGTGATAGGCCAGCGCGCCTTTGCCGGTGACCATCGTGACCGATGTCTGGGGCTGGTCGCGGAACTGCCAGATGGGGATGGCGGCGGGATGCAGCGTGTCCCACGCGCGTGCGGCGCGGATCAGCACATCGCGCGAGGCGATATCGGGGCCCAGATCCACCCTGAGGCCATCCAGACCGGCAAACTGTCCCGCAAAGGCCGAGCGGTAGTTGTTGGTGGCCACCACAAAGCTCTGCCGGTCATCGACGGGCCGCCCCTGATAGCACAGGTTGCGGATGCGGCCGCGCGATTGGGTGGTCTGCATGCCGTGAAGGTCGAAGACGGGCGGGGCGGACAGGTCGATTTCGTAGGTGACGCCCAGCATGATGTCGAAATTATAGGCGGGGATCTCGGGCCGGATCAGGGGCAGCCCCCGTGTCCCGTCCGCAATGGTGTTGAAGATGATGCTGGCGCGTTCCAGCCAGCTTTTCAGCCCCTTGCCGTCAATGACCACGGCGGTGACGATATTGGGAAAGAGATAGATCTCGCTGAGATGGCGGATGCTTAGCGGGCCGGGCGGGATATCAAGGTAATAGTCCGCCCCCGCGCGCCCGCCCGATTTGCACGGGGCGACGGCCGATAGCAGCGGCAGCTCGCCCTCGGGGCGGTCCGCAAGCAGGCTCTGCACATGGTCACGCTGCGCCTGTGCCACGAAACTGAGTGCAGCATCGGGGCCCACCAGCGAGAAATAGCTGTGCAGCGGCACGTCCAGCCGTGCCACGCGCCGCGATGTGTAGCTTTGCACTTCGGCATGGGCCTTGGCATTGCGCGTGACAATCCGCTCGGCTTCGGGCACGGGGGGCTCTTGCGCCACCGGTATCAGGGTTGCGCAAGAGGCAACAACCTGCCACCCTCGCGCCCCTTGCACCAGATCCAGATCGATCTGGCCCAGATGGCTGGCAAAGCGGCCCGGTGTTACCGTCGGAACGCCGTAGAGCCGGCCTGCCACGGGGTCCACATCTGCACTTGGCGCGACATCGGGGCCGGGAAAGGCGATATGGTCGTGCCCTGCGATCAGCGCATCGATCCCGTCGATCTGTGCCAGCAGGGTGGCGGCATGCTCGCAGGTGGGATCATCGGCTCTGGCAAGGGGATCAATGCCTGTATGGGCCAATGCGATCACCAGATCGCAGCCCTGCGCCCGTAATTGGGCCACCTGCGCCCTGGCCGTCTCGATGATGGAACGGCTTTGCAGGCGGCTTGCCAGAATGGCGCTATCCCAAAGAATGAATTGCGGCGGCAGCACCGAGAACACCCCGATACGCACCCGCCGCAGGTCTCCGTCCTCGTCGTGCAGGTCTTTTTCCAGCACGACATGCGCCTGCGTCAGGGGCACGTCCTCTTCGGGGCGGGGGGCGCGCAGGCGCAGGGCATTGGCCGACAGACAGGGGAAACGGGCATCGCGCAGGCTGCGTGTCAGGAAGTCCAGCCCGTAATTGAATTCGTGATTGCCAAGCCCGACGGCGTCATAGGCCAGCGCGTTCATGGCATCAATCACCGGATGCGGGGTGTCTGCGCGGCTCTGACGGTCGCGCGCCCAATATTCGGTCAGCGGTGTGCCCTGTAGAAAGTCGCCATTATCGAAGAGCAGCGTATTGGGGCAGCCGGTGCGGGCCCGTTCGATCAGGGTGGCCACGCGGGACAGGCCGCAACCGGTGTCTTCCCTGTCGGCAAACAGATCATAGCCACGGATATGGCCGTGCAGGTCGGTGGTCGCCAGCAGACGCAGTCTGACCACCGCAGCGGGCCGTTCGGCATGCGACGGAGTTTCGGCGTGCGAGGACATCGCTCTCCTTTCGTCCGGGCGATCTTGCGCCGCCCCTTACGTCACTTAAAAAACACGTTTACTTGCTGAACCGGGATGCGCGTCGTCGCTGTCATTAGGTCAGGTGCGGCTATACTTCTTTGACGATTAAGGACTAAATTTCTAACCTTAGGCAAGCCCAATGCAGCAGCAACCTTAAGATCGAGATATTTTCGCAATGCCAGCCCCGTTTCCAGACCGCTTTCTTGTCGCCGAAGGGCCGTTTTTCTACGATAGACACCCCGGTCTGGCCTTTGCGGGCAGCGGTCTGGATCGTGCCGCCCACAGGCGCGCTGGCCCCGATATGACGGGCGCGCGGGGGTTTTTGATGTGTAACGGGCAGGTGTTGTGCACACAAGACGGGGACACGGCAGGCGATGCGGCCCCCCGTCTGGCGCTTTTTCCGCCGGATCATCCGCTGATGTCGGAGGCTCTCGGCGCGCGGGTGTTTCTCGGGGCGGGCGGGCCACGGGGAGAGCCCGTGTTTGCGCAGGACATACAGGACATGCCCGTCCTGTCCGGCGCGGTCGCCTTGCGGGATCTGCGCGATGTGATGCTGGGCCTGCCGCCGCTGGAGGCAGAGCTTGCGGCAACCGCGCGCGGGATTCTGGGCTGGCATCGCAGTCATGGGTTCTGTGCGGCCTGCGGGGCGGCGTCCGAGATCGTGCAATCGGGGTGGCAGCGCCATTGCCCGAGCTGTGGGGCGGATCATTTTCCGCGCACCGATCCTTGCGTGATCATGCTGGTCACCCAAGGCAATGACACGCTTCTGGGGCGCAATCCCAACTGGCCCGAGGGCATGTATTCCTGTCTTGCGGGGTTCATGGAGCCCGGAGAGACCGTCGAAGCGGCGGTCCGTCGCGAGGTCTATGAGGAAACCGCGATCCGCACCGGCAGGGTCCGGCCTGTCGCGTCGCAGCCCTGGCCCTTTCCGGCCTCGTTGATGATGGGGTGCCGTGCCGAGGCGACCAGCCGCGAGATCATGACCGATCCGGTGGAAATCGAGGATGCGCTTTGGGTCAGCCGTGAAAGGCTGCTGCGGATTATGGCGGGCGGTGACAGCGTGATACGTGCGCCACGACCCGGTGCGATTGCGGGGTGGTTAATGCGGGAATGGCTTGCAGACCGGCTCGATTGACGGCTAGATCAGCCCTAACGTCATGATCAGTGTCACCTTTTGCTTGGTGCTGCCTTCCAGGAGTGTCGGATGAAATTCTCGACCCGAGAAGATATTTCTGTTCCCGTCGAGTTCGTGTTCGACGAGTTGAGCCAGTTCGACGCAATGGAAGAGGCGGCGCGCGAGCGGGGTGTGAAGCTGCGCCGGACCGACCAGCTCGAGTTTCCGGGCAAAGGGGTAAGCTGGGAAATCGAGTTCAGGCTCAGAGGCAAAATGCGCAAGCTGGAGGCCGAGGTGACCCGTTTCGAGCGCCCCGAGGTGGTGGCACTTTCCGGGCAGTCATCCAGTTTTCAGGTCGAGACCGTGATTCTGCTGACGGCGCTGTCGCGCAGCCGGACCCGTTTGCAGGTCGGTCTGGATATCCGTCCGCGCACTTTGGGGGCGCGGCTCATGCTGCAATCGGCCAAGCTGGGCCGGTCGAGCCTTGACCGCAAATTCGCGGACCGCGTCGGCAAGCAGATCCGCGAGATTGCGGCGCGTTACGAGGCCCCCGATCAGGACTGAAAAACAGCGCGACCCGACGTAGGGGAGGGCAGGTTTGCCCGCCCTTTCCTTGTGCCCTGTCCTTTGCCCGTTTCACGCTTTTGCCTATCCTGAGGCGGCCCCAAGCTGACCCGACCAACCGGCCCCGAAAAATCAGGGCCAAAAAATCAGGGCCAAAAAAACAGGCCCCGAAAAATGTGATAGGCTTTGTGATCAGCCGATTTCCTGACGGATCGGATCGGCCGGATAGACCCCGAGAATCTCTAGCATATCCGTGAAATAGGACAGCTCTTCGAGCGCCAGTTTCACATTGGGGTCCTCGGGGTGGCCCTCGATATCGGCATAGAACTGCGTCGCGGTGAACTGGCCGCGCACCATATAGCTTTCCAGTTTGGTCATGTTCACGCCATTGGTGGCGAAGCCGCCCAAGGCTTTATACAGCGCCGCCGGAATGTTGCGGACACGGAAGATGAAGCTGGTCATCATCTTCTCGGCGCGGCGCTCGAAATCGGGCATGCGCGACATCACGAGGAAACGGGTGGTGTTGTTCGAGGCATCCTCGATATGGCGGGCCAGAACATCCAGCCCGTAGATCTCGCCCGCCAGTTCCGACGCCAGCGCGGCGATGCTCGGATCGCCTTTTTCGGCCACGATCTTGGCAGAGCCTGCGGTATCCGCGCCGACGATGCGATGCAGGTTATGGGTGGTCAGGAAGTTGCGCACCTGCCCCAGAAGCACGGTATGCGACATGGCCGATGTGACCTCTTCCAGCTTCGTGCCGGGCACGGTCAGCAGGTTGATATGCACCCGCACGAACGCTTCGCCAATGATCTTCAGCCCCGACGAGGGCAGAAGCTGGTGGATATCGGCCACGCGGCCATAGGTCGAGTTCTCGACCGGCAGCATCCCCAGATCCGCCGCGCCCGAGCGCACGGCCTCGATCGCATCCTCGAAGGTCCGGCAGGGCAGGGGGTCCATTTCGGGGAGGGCATCATGGCAGGCCTGATGGGAATAGGCCCCCAACTCGCCCTGAAAGGCGATTTTTCCGGTCTTGGTCATCGGGATCTTCCTGTCTGTTTGCATGGTGCCTAGCGCCAGATCGCCCGCAAGAAAAGGGAAAACGCGCATGTTCCGCACGCGGCGCGTGCGGCAGGGCGGCAGGAGGGGTATTTACCGGACCCGCCAGCAGGATTAAGATGCGCCGCATGACGCCTGAAGCTCTCTCGCCTTTCGATCTTAGCTATGATGCCGCTTTGGCGGCGTTGGAATGGCTGTGCGAGCTGGGGGCGGACGAGGCACAGGGCGATCTGGCGATGGATTGCTATGCTTTGCCCGATCGTCTGGCAAAGCCCGATCTTCCCGTTCCCGCTCCTGTTCCGGCGGGCGCGGCAGCTACGGCGGGCATGCTGGCCGCATCGCAGACGACGGCTTTGCCGCAGCGGCAGGCCCCGCCGAAGGTCGATCAGGTCGGGCTTGCGCGACAGGCGGCAGGGCAGGCGCGCACATTGGCCGATCTGCACGAGGCGCTGGACGGTTTCGAGACCTGCGATCTGCGCAAGGGCGCGCGCTGCACCGTGCGTGCCGAAGGGCCCGATGCGGCCCGCGTCATGATCATCGGGGATGCGCCCGACCGCGAGGAAGACCGTGCGGGGCGGCCCTTCATTGGCCGTTCGGGGCATATGCTGGACCGGATGTTTGCCGCCATCGGGTTGCGGCGCGACACGCCCGATAGGGCGGCGGCGCTGTTTCTGGCCCCCGTCCTGCCGTGGCGTCCGCCGGGGCAGCGCGAGCCCGAGGCATCGGAAATCGCGATGATGCGTCCGTTTCTGGCGCGGATGGTCGAGCTGGTCGATCCGGATGTCGTGGTGCTGATGGGCAATGCCGCCTGCTCGGCGGGGCTGGCACGGCGCGGCATTACCCGCCTGCGCGGCGAGTGGTCGGAGGCGTTCGGCAAGCCCGCCATCGCGATGTTCTCGCCGGTGCAGCTTCTGCGCAGCGCCGAGGCCAAGCGCGACACATGGGCCGATCTTCTGGCGCTGCGGGCCAAGCTGGACAGTCTGGGCTAGGACAATTTTGCCCGCATTCCCATGCAGATATATCTATCCCTAAAGGCGAAAGGCTGGCACTATAAGCCCACCTCGCCCATAGCCCCGGATACGCATAGAGATGCATTTTCTTTCACGCAGCCTTGGCGGAATTTTCCTTTTTGCGCTGACCCTCGGTCTTTTGGGAAGTGCTGTGGCGCTGATGCGGGCCACGCCTTCCGCCGAGGGGCAGGGCCATAGGCCGCCGCCTGCGGCAGAGCGCATCTTCGCCGCCGATGTGGTTGCGCTCGATTATCGGGATCTTCAGCCCAAGCTTGTCGCCTATGGCGAGATCCGGTCGAACCGGCGGCTGGAATTGCGGGCCTCGGCGGCGGGCACGATCCTCGCACTTGCGCCGGCGTTCGAAGATGGCGGCATGGTGCGTAAGGGGGATGTTCTGGTGCAGCTTGATCCTGCACAGGCGCAGGCCGTGCGCGACAGTGCCGTGGCCAGCCGTACCGAGGCCGAAGCCGCCTTGGCGCAGGCCGAGCGGGCCTTGGCGATTGCGGGCGATGATCTGGAAGCCGCCCGCGCGCAGGCGGGATTGCGCCAGAAGGCCTTGCAGCGCCAGCTGGATCTGAATGCGCGCGGCATCGGCTCTGCGGCGGTGACCGAAGAGGCCGAGCTTGCCGCTTCCGCCGCCGATCAGGCCGTCCTGTCGCGCCGGTCGGCGCTGTCGCAGGCGCAGGCCACGCTGGATCAGGCCGGAACCGCGCTCAGCCGCGCGCGCATCGATCTGGCCGAAGCCGAACGCGAATTGTCGTTGACCACGCTGCGGGCGGGGTTTGATGGCAATCTGGCGGCGGTCAGCGTGGTGCAGGGGGGGCTGGTCTCGGTCAACGAGATGCTCGGGGAACTGATCGACCCCTCGGCGCTGGAAGTCTCGTTTCGGGTATCGACCAGCCAGTTTTTGCGTCTGACCGATGCACAGGGCGAGGTGCTGCCCCTGACCGCGCAGGTGGCGCTGGAGACTGCGGATGCGCAGGTGCGCTCGGCGGCCAAGCTGCTGCGGGTCGGAGCGGCGGTGGAAACCGGCACGGCGGGGCGGCTGCTTTATGCCCAGCTCCAGAGCGCGCGGGGGTTCCGTCCGGGGGATTTCGTGACCGTCACGCTGGACGAACCGCTGCTGGAGCATGTCGCGCGTTTGCCTGCGCAGGCGGTGGATGGCAATGGCGCACTTCTGGCGCTGGATCACGAGAACCGCCTGTATAGCGCGCAGGCCCGGATCCTGCGGCGCGAGGGCGACACCATTCTGGTGCGCTCCGATCTGCCGCAGGGCACACAGGTGGTGGCGCGGCGCAGCCCGCTTCTGGGACAGGGGATCAAGCTGCGCCCGCTGGATCAGGGAGCATCGCTGGATCAGAGCATGATCGATCTGACCCCTGCGCGGCGTCAGGCATTGGTGGCGGTGGTGCAGAAGGATGCCACGCTGAGCGGTCCCGACCGCGCCGGATTGCTGGCGCAGTTGCAGCAGGAACGGGTTCCGGCGGCGATGGTGGCGCGGCTTGAACAGGCAGGGGGTTAAGATGCCCGCGCCGCGTGGTCTGATCAGCCTGTTTACCCGCCATGCCACGCTGGCCAATATCGTGCTGGTGGTCATGCTGTGTGCCGGTGTCTTTGCCGCGCCCAAACTGCGGGCGCAATTCTTTCCCGATACCGTCACCGACGAGATTGATGTGACGGTCACATGGGAGGGGGCGGGGCCGGAAGATGTGGACCGCGCGATCGTGCAGGTGCTGGAACCCTCGCTGCTGACGGTCGAGGGGGTCGCCTCGAGCGAAAGCACGGCCCGCGAGGGGCGTGCCGAAATCGAACTGGAATT
The sequence above is drawn from the Thioclava sp. GXIMD4216 genome and encodes:
- a CDS encoding DUF6478 family protein, with the protein product MGQKQVGQAQGGLLNRLAYSRVMKHWHDCAAAAPDMTGEDLALLRKKAGSMAATASGLLGRIDRQTEQRFNAADAIDRPLGCDWAWRPQAFSMPVAPQAYVGAASGCCLGEDLTLFHDCPLQQLSLRQIRNSGRPSPFGAELEVFGFQGSFLSLVVDLPPEAVQGFRLHHLVQLGLDVRMEEARPVYCRFNIQHGPNSDQLVSQMPVGGGVVQFDLAYTKLNEKRLEKAWIDLIFEAPAMNKITLQDLTLLRHPRADL
- a CDS encoding bifunctional 2',3'-cyclic-nucleotide 2'-phosphodiesterase/3'-nucleotidase: MSSHAETPSHAERPAAVVRLRLLATTDLHGHIRGYDLFADREDTGCGLSRVATLIERARTGCPNTLLFDNGDFLQGTPLTEYWARDRQSRADTPHPVIDAMNALAYDAVGLGNHEFNYGLDFLTRSLRDARFPCLSANALRLRAPRPEEDVPLTQAHVVLEKDLHDEDGDLRRVRIGVFSVLPPQFILWDSAILASRLQSRSIIETARAQVAQLRAQGCDLVIALAHTGIDPLARADDPTCEHAATLLAQIDGIDALIAGHDHIAFPGPDVAPSADVDPVAGRLYGVPTVTPGRFASHLGQIDLDLVQGARGWQVVASCATLIPVAQEPPVPEAERIVTRNAKAHAEVQSYTSRRVARLDVPLHSYFSLVGPDAALSFVAQAQRDHVQSLLADRPEGELPLLSAVAPCKSGGRAGADYYLDIPPGPLSIRHLSEIYLFPNIVTAVVIDGKGLKSWLERASIIFNTIADGTRGLPLIRPEIPAYNFDIMLGVTYEIDLSAPPVFDLHGMQTTQSRGRIRNLCYQGRPVDDRQSFVVATNNYRSAFAGQFAGLDGLRVDLGPDIASRDVLIRAARAWDTLHPAAIPIWQFRDQPQTSVTMVTGKGALAYHRQMEDLGMSLQDTHADGTVTLCKQLFYADACTGTLG
- the nudC gene encoding NAD(+) diphosphatase produces the protein MPAPFPDRFLVAEGPFFYDRHPGLAFAGSGLDRAAHRRAGPDMTGARGFLMCNGQVLCTQDGDTAGDAAPRLALFPPDHPLMSEALGARVFLGAGGPRGEPVFAQDIQDMPVLSGAVALRDLRDVMLGLPPLEAELAATARGILGWHRSHGFCAACGAASEIVQSGWQRHCPSCGADHFPRTDPCVIMLVTQGNDTLLGRNPNWPEGMYSCLAGFMEPGETVEAAVRREVYEETAIRTGRVRPVASQPWPFPASLMMGCRAEATSREIMTDPVEIEDALWVSRERLLRIMAGGDSVIRAPRPGAIAGWLMREWLADRLD
- a CDS encoding SRPBCC family protein; its protein translation is MKFSTREDISVPVEFVFDELSQFDAMEEAARERGVKLRRTDQLEFPGKGVSWEIEFRLRGKMRKLEAEVTRFERPEVVALSGQSSSFQVETVILLTALSRSRTRLQVGLDIRPRTLGARLMLQSAKLGRSSLDRKFADRVGKQIREIAARYEAPDQD
- a CDS encoding prephenate dehydratase; its protein translation is MTKTGKIAFQGELGAYSHQACHDALPEMDPLPCRTFEDAIEAVRSGAADLGMLPVENSTYGRVADIHQLLPSSGLKIIGEAFVRVHINLLTVPGTKLEEVTSAMSHTVLLGQVRNFLTTHNLHRIVGADTAGSAKIVAEKGDPSIAALASELAGEIYGLDVLARHIEDASNNTTRFLVMSRMPDFERRAEKMMTSFIFRVRNIPAALYKALGGFATNGVNMTKLESYMVRGQFTATQFYADIEGHPEDPNVKLALEELSYFTDMLEILGVYPADPIRQEIG
- a CDS encoding uracil-DNA glycosylase; this translates as MTPEALSPFDLSYDAALAALEWLCELGADEAQGDLAMDCYALPDRLAKPDLPVPAPVPAGAAATAGMLAASQTTALPQRQAPPKVDQVGLARQAAGQARTLADLHEALDGFETCDLRKGARCTVRAEGPDAARVMIIGDAPDREEDRAGRPFIGRSGHMLDRMFAAIGLRRDTPDRAAALFLAPVLPWRPPGQREPEASEIAMMRPFLARMVELVDPDVVVLMGNAACSAGLARRGITRLRGEWSEAFGKPAIAMFSPVQLLRSAEAKRDTWADLLALRAKLDSLG
- a CDS encoding HlyD family efflux transporter periplasmic adaptor subunit gives rise to the protein MHFLSRSLGGIFLFALTLGLLGSAVALMRATPSAEGQGHRPPPAAERIFAADVVALDYRDLQPKLVAYGEIRSNRRLELRASAAGTILALAPAFEDGGMVRKGDVLVQLDPAQAQAVRDSAVASRTEAEAALAQAERALAIAGDDLEAARAQAGLRQKALQRQLDLNARGIGSAAVTEEAELAASAADQAVLSRRSALSQAQATLDQAGTALSRARIDLAEAERELSLTTLRAGFDGNLAAVSVVQGGLVSVNEMLGELIDPSALEVSFRVSTSQFLRLTDAQGEVLPLTAQVALETADAQVRSAAKLLRVGAAVETGTAGRLLYAQLQSARGFRPGDFVTVTLDEPLLEHVARLPAQAVDGNGALLALDHENRLYSAQARILRREGDTILVRSDLPQGTQVVARRSPLLGQGIKLRPLDQGASLDQSMIDLTPARRQALVAVVQKDATLSGPDRAGLLAQLQQERVPAAMVARLEQAGG